gagctactctcccgccgacctgaaatttgtttttatatctatataatacGTTaattcatcattatcattgtcacacacacacatacattatcattttgtttactctcaattttcatatacctactagactttaattattcatcaacgGGGACGTTGATGGTTTCTAAGTGGGGAGGgatgttacgccccgacgtaccgccttggcgtaactttttcaaaattccatttcatttcattgctttaatttcttcaatgcacagatatcatttcatcaaaatctcatattctaataacggcgagttccacccctcctggcaaaagtcacgtagagaccaacgatgatccctagtataaggttcaactttattctatttatctggtaccaagaactgagatgaGAGACTGCTGAGTTAgtatcagtagcgctcagcctggaaatattcctcttttcaaattaaaattataatcaataactaggataaaccactacctttagaaccaccaaattaaaatagattacttattggaatgtatgaatgaatgtgtgaacattgcatgtaaatatcttttgttcatatcttcaatgtgtcaccgacgagattgagaatcgtcggaacaccgtcgaagagcgagaagtaacgctgaccatgtggatttgggcaccaggaggtcgccctcgcacctcattggctaattaccgttgtaactaattacaactgcagctccttggaccctcgggcccaagaagccgcgtctttcgtctgtcaagtcgcgaagtgcgtggacgtaaacccggattagccctctcgagcaagagtagcgtttggaaaatcttagttgtgaccggcctaaagtctcgcgctaattcgttaaattcgagcattcagttattctgttaattgcaaaagactcactatcttctacatttccatcttttctgttctttactaaatctcgtcatttcgtgaatagacatttttatcatattccattttccttagttaaaattgagttcggccctgattcaagcgaatcaggtaatcttaagtaaaaaataataataattacactatcatttttaataaataatcgttccaatcaattttaacttatcatcaaaatcacaaacagacactttcaaactttcgataacaagatatcattctaaattcacaaagactaagtgaccaacgttcaacatcattcgattcatcaactcttccaaatttgaggtgaggcccctggtccagcattctaccgacgcagaccgacacgatccgacggctctcaatctcgtcgaccgattcacccaaaagctaagtcaatccgagtgttaaccctcaaaaaattagacgaattcttgttcaccttgataatcaaaactacttcagtaaattcacaaaaaccaagcatagaattggtggctagcttcactacccccaattaaattccacttattgtttccaagaattaacaaataagactaaacgattaaatatatatattaaatatatatatatattatattaaacgatttaagataatctaaaaagagagataccatacaataatcacgaccagctagttataaccatcgttcagagtagatgttcctggtaccaaataatattatcttctagaatagtataacacgcgatttttaattcaatttgaaacctttataaattgttatttttggctcaaatatataattatcaccatcgattgttaccagatatttcaataactaaattgaaccagaatatacttcatcttttaccagttaaatcttttaaaacatttattttgagcgaccttcttcccattttctttattataaaatagcctcaactatttaaacaaacctcacagacctgtacaggtctatagcgacacgatcctacaaattaccggcttaccGAAAGGTAAGTCTTTTCttagatttaattattattcattgtcgttacgtgggagctagattattcaattaatcattaactaccaccgctcagtacaccctcacccccacgtaacatgTAAATAAAACTTAAGGTTGCACCAATCTTCTTTAACTTTGTTTACTGAGTCAGATCTTCTCTAGTTTGATTTGTATTCAATTGTCTTTAATAAGAATCACCTTCattgtttcagttttttcatttccaaatttagttatttgaaatttttaaggCTATATCAAAATGAGCTGCAAacctatttttttaatcggtTCTCCAAACCCAAACGATTTTGGCCGTAAATTACCTACTGTTAAAGAGGTTATggctacttttttttaccatcataAAGTAATGAACGAGACAATTAATAAAGGTGCAGTTAACACAATAATCAAAGTGGAAAAACAATGGCATTCTTTGGGATTGCCGATTTGTGGAAGACAAAatgctgtgaaaaaattacgaaatttaCATTGTAAGtggaaaaatttacagaaaagtagcaacaaaaaaaagtcagtaattcaaaaaaaaaaaccagtctCTCTTTCAAAAAAAGCTGAATGAACTTTTTGATATTACGGATCACAAGAGTCTTGAATCAATTGATCATGATAAAAGGATTTTTCTAGAAGGccaaaaaagtttgaatcgaagaggaattattaatttaagtTCACAACCAGACACCGAATCAGATGTCATGATAGTTGATGAAATAAGtaagtattaaattttatgaaCACGTACGAATATTCACAGTACTCAAActgatattaattattaatgtATTGTTAAAACTCATTCATGCGCTGATCAAGAAATATCTGTAGCTctaattttcttaaataattaaaactcaACGAATACAAATTCCAATTACttccaattttcaatgaataattttatatctcattctaaaattggcaaatcatttttttgtgtattgaataattttttttactcataaaaatatttaatttttaaattgtagaGCAGCCAGCAAAAGATGAGCATCTCCCAATCATTAAACAAGAATCTGACATAATAACATCTCAGTCATCAGTAAGCATAACCTCGAAATAAATCTCGGATTTTGAAAACGGATTGACACCACCTGTTATTCCTAAAATTTACGTGATGACACCAGAATTAGTGGCTGCATTAGATCGATCGAATGTTTCTAGCAGGAACGCAATGTACATTATTGCTGCGACTTTGAAAAGCGTTGGAATTGATTTAAATAGTGTTAACATCAGTTATGAAACAATTCAGCGTAGTCGAAATGCTTTACGTCAAGAAATTGCAAAGGGGTTGAAAGATGAACTGAAAATTGAAGACAATTATATTGTGCATTGGGATGGAAAACTGTTGACAGACATCACTGGAACAGATCTTGTGGATAGACTTACAATCGTTCTGACATCATGTGGTATTGAACAATTGTTAGGTGTGCCCAATCTGAAGTCAGGATGTGCCAATGATCAAGCAGTTGCTATTCTTGAAACTCTCAATCAGTGGGGTGAGAGTTCATATATTAGAGGAATGTGTTTTGACACAGCAGCTGTTAATACAGGTTAGTTATCAATAACATATAAGGTAATTATTAACATCATTCatgtttttcgtttgtttcaCTTGTATTCtaggaattcatcatggaacTTTTGCTGAAGTAGGAAAAGGTTTAAATCAAGAGTTGATCCATTTGCCTTGTCGCCATCACATCTTTGAACTCATTTTGAAAGGTGTGTTTGAAGTATATTGGCCAACCTCATCAGGTCCAAATGTTCAATTCttttcttgatttaaaaataaatggaacGAGCTTGATAAATCCAACTTCAAGGCTGAGATGGACGATTGTATCGTTAGTGAAATATCGTCCAATAGCAAACAAGCCTCTGTCAACttgattgaagaaaatttacaggtataaattcgtaaatttattttatcataaaaattatgagagCAAAATGTTCTTAATCGAGTTGTCTAATCTTCTTCAATTTATAAggcaattataatttaatttataacgtATACTTAACAGGTTCATCAACCGAGGGATGATTATAAAGAACTTTTAGAGCTATCACTGATTTTCTTAGGGGAGAAGCCCAAAATTAACTTTACGTTTAAACATCCAGACCCAGTCATCATGCTCGTTGGATGGCAAAAGCCATTTactcgttgaaaatattcctTTTTAGAGAAGAATTCAAATTATCAGCTCGAGAAATTAACGGCTTACGTCAAGtatgtatttttcttgtaataatatatttaaaagCTTGGTTCACTGCTCCATCTGCGATTCTGGCACCACACAATGACTTAACTTTGATGCAAGACTTGATTGAGTATAAAGCTATAAACAGTTCCGTATCAAAAACAGCttgtttaaaaatgataaatcgCTGTGGTACTTAAGTGAACAGTTGGTCATTATTTCTCTCTTCGACGATAACGTATCTTTAtttgtgaaacaaaaaatgattcgAGCTTTGAACAGAAATGAGCAATGAAACTGTTCCAATGAATATTATGGAATAAAAGATGCAAACATTCAGCAAACGAATATGAAAGGTCATTATTcagaaattcattcatttctgAACTTGAAAACATAATGTGAAAACACGTTGTATCCGAGCAAAATTTTGAATGGGCTgtaactgaaaaatgaaaatttaagaagCAGGATATACATGTGAGGGTTGAtttgtaatacaaaaaataaaaaaaatggcctACATACAAAGAAAACAATCCTTCAAtcaagaattaaaatattcttgaatcaAGTGCTGAGTATTCTTCATTCAAGAATATGTGatatttgtatttaaaaaatagcaTACTCTTGAtccaagaaataaaatattcttgaatctGTTATGTATGTGCAAAATATGGCAGATGCAGGAGAGGAggttataaataataactcGTGAATCTCAAAGATGTCTTAGATTTATTCAGATATAACTTACACTCTAGATACAAGCAGTGGCGAGCACGATAGCCATTTTCAGTCTGCCGGCGCTCGCGTTGCCGCGCTGCGCGCACGCTCCTGTACACACATACTTGTTCACACACATACGTGCGAATTCGCTCCCACTCTCATAAACGCTATGCTTGCGAATATAGCATATCAATACATACCTAACACTTCCCCCTGTGAGAAAGGAAAGCTTTAGGAGCTTTTATCACCAAagtaattttcagaatccgGGAAGCGGATAGGGCTTTTGGTTTTACGCTTAGGTCTAGAATTGCTTGCATCATCAGATGAAGCATCTGGCTCGTTAATTACAATAGTTGGGTTTGTCGTGGGCACGCTTGCGGAGGCATTGTTAGATTCATACAGAGAAACGTGCTCCGATTCAGGTACGAAGTAGTCGTAGTCATTACATTGTTTCAAGGTACCTTTTATAGCAGAGATTTGATTAGCATGCCTAATCCAGATTCTTCCGTCGtctaatttaattttgaataacagATTGCCCCTGTGTTCTAGAATCCTACCGAAGAcccatttattatttttagtgtAATTACGGACTAGTACTCTTtgatttatagaaaatttacaaGCTTTTACATTGATAGCTTGTTCTTTGGCTACTACTGGCTTCAACAAATCCAGTTTACATCTTATCTTACGCCCTAAAAATAGTTCTGCTGGAGTTTTACCGGTAGTGCTATGCGGTGTGTTTCTGTattggattaatattttcctTAGACTAGCATTCACATTCTTTTTATCGTCGACTTTTTTTAAAGCaaatttgatcatttgaaCGAACCTTTCAGCCTGACCATTTGAGGCGGTATGGTGGGGTGCAGAGAATTTATGAGCAATACCGTGTAGTTTTAGGAATGATTCGAATTCTGAAGAAATGTAAGTGCCGCCGTTGTCAGAAACAAGTACTTCCGGAAAGCCGAATTGAGCAAAAATATCGGTAGAAACATCTATGGTAGTTGAGGCTAACATGTTTTTGACAACGCGGATTTCTGGCCATTTGGAGTAGGCATCTACAAGAATGAACAGGATTACGCCCATGAAGGGGCCTGCAAAATCAATATGTATTCGCTCAAATGGTCTGGTGGCAGGTTCCCACAAATGAATAGGCACTTTTGCTGGGTTATTTCGGTTGCGCAAACAAGACTCGCAAGATTGAACCAAGTTCTCGATATCTTTGTCAATATTGGACCACCAGCAATGGCCTCGCGctaaacttttcatttttacgatgCCGAAATGGCCGACGTGCAGTTCCTCAAGAATTCTCTGTTGGAGCTTTTTTGGAATAACAATTCTATCGGACTTGAATAAGAGATTATCTTCAACAGAGAATTCTCTGGGGTCGACATTCCAGGTGTCTTTaggagataaatttttaccagCACGCAAATTTTCGATGACCGATTGAATTTTCGCatcattttttacaagttCTCGCATATCGAAGACGTCAACAGACATTATATGTAGGGTCTGCGCGTGATAGACTTCTATAACATCTAAGGTGTGAGGCGTGTCACCCTCCATAGCAAGAGGTAGTCTCGAAAGGCAGTCAGCATTACTGTTAGATTCCGACCTGCGATACTTGATATCGTAGATAAACCCGCGTAGGAAAATAGCGTAATGTTGCATGCGCATGGCGCTGTAAGCTGGTAGGGGTTTATCTGGGCTGAAGATTTGTACAAGAGGACGGTTGTCGCAAATGTGAGTAAATTTGTGACCGTATAGgtactgataaaattttttaacaccgAAAACAATGGCGTAGGCTTCACGATCGATTTGGCTGTACTTTTGCTgaactttgtttaatttttgagaAGCAAATTGAATAGGCCTTTCGGTACCATCCTCGAAGCTATGGGAAATGACAGCACCGACCCCGACTGGACTTGCATCGGTCGCAAGAATAAGCGGTTTCTTTGGGTCAAAGAATGTCAAGCAAGTATCTTTAGTAAAGGCAAGTTTGATGGATTCGAAAGCATCTTgatattcttttttccaaGAGAAATTAGAGTTTTCTTTCAACAGATTGTATAACGGAGCTAGTACAGTACTTGCATTTTTGATGAAGCGATTATAATACATCACCATGCCGATAAATGTACGCAATTCAGAGATGTTTTGAGGTTGGGGCATATTAGTGACTGCCTCGAATTTGGTAGGATCTTTGTGTATACCTTGAGCATTAATAACGTGACCGCAGAAACAAATTTCCAAGTCGCAGAAGGAACATTTACGTAGATTAATTTTAATGTTGTGctcatcgaaaatttttaacactaCATGAATTAAAGCAATTAACTCGGGGAGAGTTTTGGCAGCCAACCTCAAATCATCCTGGAAGACGCAAACGCCTTTTATAGAGCGGAAAAGGAAATTCATTCTTTTCTGCCAAATAGCTGGCGCAGCAGCTATACCAAATAACATACGTTTTACCCTATACAATCCGCGGGGCGTGTTGATGGTAAGAAGGTCCGCCGTAGCCTCATCGACAGGCATGTGAATGTAGGCCCAAGAACAGTCGATGCGGGCGAAACAGATACAACCCGCCAGATCCATGAACATTTCGTCTGTAGTAGGCATGTGGCAGTCGTTGATGATGAGTTGAGGATTAATGGTGACACTGTAATCGCCACAGATGCGGACATCTCCATCCTTCTTCAATATTGGGACGATAGGAGTTGCGTAGAGAGAGGCGGGCACCGGTTCAAGTATGTCGTAAGATTCCCAGTTATCCAGGGCTGAGTCGACTGGCTCGACGAGGCGGAAGGGCACGTTCCGAGCCTTGTAGAACACCGGCTTGGCGTCGGGTTTGAGTTTTAGTGAGACAAGTCCCAGTCCTATAATAGGGGAAAAATCTTGCCGAACTACATTCTTGTATTTAACGGACAATTCTTTGGTAAACGCAATTTTATCGAAACTGGAAATTTCTTTGACATTAACTTATAGTATAGGTGTAAATAGGCTTTGCGCGCCGTGCATTTTTATGAAACTATGTATCCATTCGCGACCGCATAACGGAGGGCGGTTTACATCAGTAAGATACAAGTCTAAGTTGAATTTAGTGTTTTCAAATGTTACAATGACTTTAATGAGACCGCGTACATTAAGATTAGTTTTACAGTATGTTACCAATTGTATTGAGGCGCGCTGCAACCGGGATCTTGGGAAAAGCTTCTTTGCGTCTTCGAGCCACATCAGTGAGACCGCTGCACCGCTGTCTAACTCGAACTCGACCTTCTGGTTATTGACGATGAATTGCTTGATGAACTTTTCACGGAGAGCCAGGCAGTTGACGTCCTCAGAATCCACTATTTGAATGTCCACGATCTCCACGCCGTAGTAATCCTCATCAGTGTACTCGGTATCTTCAACTTGGTGTACTTGATTAAATTTAGATTTGCAAACTCTGGATAGATGTCCAGGTTTCTGACAAGAAAGGCAAACTGTAGACGTAGGTAGTCTGCAAGTGAAGGCTTTGTGGTTTGGATTTCCACACCTGAAACAGTAGGGCTTAGTGAAATCCACCGGAGGCACTTGCTGTTTTGGAGCAGAGtttgcaattttctttttcgatgCGTCAGATCTCTTCTTTTGAGCATTAAGGTAATTAACGGCTGACGCACTGTCACGTATACAAGAAGTTCCACGATCGCAAGTATCCATTGTAAGAGCCGTAGAGAGGGCGGATTCGAAAGTGAGATCTTTGGTTTCTATAAGCCTGCTTTGTATACGAGGCGTAGCAAGGCCAAACACAAACTGGTTACGTAAGGCTTTTGATGTGTGATCGCCGAATCCACAGTTGGCGCTCATTTTTGTCAAAGCCGTTGCAAATTCTTGAATACTTTCACCAGGTAGCTGTTTGCgcgaattaaatttaaagtttTCGGCGATTTCTAACACCGGAGGAGCGTACAATTCTTTTAACTTAGCCGCAAGTTCGGCGTAGGACTTCTGATCGACTTGCGTTTCACCAAAAGTATCAC
The Neodiprion lecontei isolate iyNeoLeco1 chromosome 3, iyNeoLeco1.1, whole genome shotgun sequence DNA segment above includes these coding regions:
- the LOC124293441 gene encoding uncharacterized protein K02A2.6-like — protein: MLIDVSLMVICLRATQFDTHSDYMPFTLQSGIISWEQPKIRATLRNLKSVLLELLMELGGGSTSESESDCESETESKPLASVTEMSAPQQPAPAAGAATGVAVTTSNALHITPFIPGETSWARWLNRFEGALKIMKIENSDKVVYLLHFVGDTAYNALCDTFGETQVDQKSYAELAAKLKELYAPPVLEIAENFKFNSRKQLPGESIQEFATALTKMSANCGFGDHTSKALRNQFVFGLATPRIQSRLIETKDLTFESALSTALTMDTCDRGTSCIRDSASAVNYLNAQKKRSDASKKKIANSAPKQQVPPVDFTKPYCFRCGNPNHKAFTCRLPTSTVCLSCQKPGHLSRVCKSKFNQVHQVEDTEYTDEDYYGVEIVDIQIVDSEDVNCLALREKFIKQFIVNNQKVEFELDSGAAVSLMWLEDAKKLFPRSRLQRASIQLVTYCKTNLNVRGLIKVIVTFENTKFNLDFFDKIAFTKELSVKYKNVVRQDFSPIIGLGLVSLKLKPDAKPVFYKARNVPFRLVEPVDSALDNWESYDILEPVPASLYATPIVPILKKDGDVRICGDYSVTINPQLIINDCHMPTTDEMFMDLAGCICFARIDCSWAYIHMPVDEATADLLTINTPRGLYRDDLRLAAKTLPELIALIHVVLKIFDEHNIKINLRKCSFCDLEICFCGHVINAQGIHKDPTKFEAVTNMPQPQNISELRTFIGMVMYYNRFIKNASTVLAPLYNLLKENSNFSWKKEYQDAFESIKLAFTKDTCLTFFDPKKPLILATDASPVGVGAVISHSFEDGTERPIQFASQKLNKVQQKYSQIDREAYAIVFGVKKFYQYLYGHKFTHICDNRPLVQIFSPDKPLPAYSAMRMQHYAIFLRGFIYDIKYRRSESNSNADCLSRLPLAMEGDTPHTLDVIEVYHAQTLHIMSVDVFDMRELVKNDAKIQSVIENLRAGKNLSPKDTWNVDPREFSVEDNLLFKSDRIVIPKKLQQRILEELHVGHFGIVKMKSLARGHCWWSNIDKDIENLVQSCESCLRNRNNPAKVPIHLWEPATRPFERIHIDFAGPFMGVILFILVDAYSKWPEIRVVKNMLASTTIDVSTDIFAQFGFPEVLVSDNGGTYISSEFESFLKLHGIAHKFSAPHHTASNGQAERFVQMIKFALKKVDDKKNVNASLRKILIQYRNTPHSTTGKTPAELFLGRKIRCKLDLLKPVVAKEQAINVKACKFSINQRVLVRNYTKNNKWVFGRILEHRGNLLFKIKLDDGRIWIRHANQISAIKGTLKQCNDYDYFVPESEHVSLYESNNASASVPTTNPTIVINEPDASSDDASNSRPKRKTKSPIRFPDSENYFGDKSS